CGCTGTTCCTGGACGAACAGGCGCTGTACGCCCGCCTGAAGGATTTTCGCCGCCTGGCGCTGGCCGCCGGCCAGCCGCACCCCGACTTCCGCGCCGCGCCCGACGTCAGCGTGGCGCGCCGCGCCGAGGACCCGATCGCCAAGCTGCGCACGCATGTCGGCAAGCCGCAAGGCCGCGTGCTGCTGTGCGCCGACTCGGCCGGCCGCCGCGAGACGCTGGTGCAGATGCTCAACGAGTTCGGCGTCACCCCCGACGCGCAGCCGGACAGCATCGAGGCCTTCCTGGCCTCCGACGCCCACTTCGGCATCGTCGCCGCGCCGCTGGCCACCGGCTTCGAGCTGCCGCAGGCCAACCTGGCGTTCCTGACCGAGAACGACCTCTATCCGGGGCTGACCAGCACCGGCCGGCGCGGCAAGCGCGACCAGGAACGCGCCAGCAACGTCGAAGCGATGGTGCGCGACCTGTCCGAACTGCGCGCCGGCGACCCGGTGGTCCATGCGCAGCACGGCATCGGCCGCTATCACGGCCTGGTCAACATGGACATGGGCGAAGGCGAGATGGAGTTCCTGCATCTCGAATACGCCAACGGCAGCACGCTGTATGTGCCGGTGTCGCAGCTGCACGTGATCGCCCGCTACAGCGGCGCCGATCCGGAAGCCGCGCCGCTGCACCAGCTCGGTTCGGGCCAGTGGGACAAGGCGCGCCGCAAGGCCGCCAGGCAGGTGCGCGACACCGCCGCCGAGCTGCTGGCGCTGTACGCCCAGCGCGCCGCGCGCGAGGGCTTCGCCTTCAACCTGCCGCTCAACGACTACCAGGCCTTCGCCGAAGGCTTCGGCTTCGAGGAAACCGCCGACCAGGCGGCCGCCATCGAGGCCGTGCTGGCCGACATGACCTCGGGTCGGCCGATGGACCGCCTGGTGTGCGGCGACGTCGGCTTCGGCAAGACCGAGGTGGCGCTGCGCGCCGCGTTCCTGGCGGTGGCCAACGGCAAGCAGGTCGCCCTGCTCTGCCCCACCACGCTGCTGGCCGAACAGCATGCGCAGACCTTCTCCGACCGCTTCGCCGACTGGCCGGTGCGGGTGGTGGAGCTGTCGCGCTTCCGCTCGGCCAAGGAAGTGTCCGCCGCCATCGAGGGCATCAACGACGGCCGCGTCGACATCGTCATCGGCACCCACAAGATCCTGTCCAAGGACGTGAAGTTCAAGCGCCTGGGGCTGGTCATCATCGACGAGGAACACCGCTTCGGCGTGCGCCAGAAGGAAGCGCTCAAGGCGCTGCGCGCCGAGGTCGACGTGCTGACCCTGACGGCCACGCCGATCCCGCGCACGCTAGGCATGTCGCTGGAAGGCATCCGCGATTTCTCGGTCATCGCCACCGCGCCGCAGAAGCGCCTGGCGATCAAGACCTTCGTGCGGCGCGAGGACGGCAGCACGCTGCGCGAGGCGCTGCTGCGCGAGCTCAAGCGCGGCGGCCAGTGCTACTTCCTGCACAACGAGGTCGAGACCATCCACAACCGCCGCGCCCGCCTCGAAGAGCTGGTGCCCGAGGCCCGCATCGCGGTGGCCCACGGCCAGATGCCCGAGCGCGAGCTGGAACAGGTGATGAAGGGCTTCTACCAGCAGCGCTACAACGTGCTGCTGTGCACCACCATCATCGAGACCGGTATCGACGTGCCCAGCGCCAACACCATCGTGATCCACCGCGCCGACCGCTTCGGCCTGGCGCAGCTGCACCAGCTGCGCGGCCGCGTCGGCCGTTCGCACCACCAGGCCTACGCCTACCTGCTGACGCCGGGCGAAGACGCCATCACCAGCAACGCCAAGAAGCGGCTGGAGGCGATCCAGGCCATGGAGGAACTGGGCTCGGGCTTCTACCTGGCCATGCACGACCTGGAAATCCGCGGCACCGGCGAGGTGCTGGGCGACTCGCAGTCCGGCAACATCCAGGAAGTGGGCTTCTCGATGTACAACGAGATGCTGAACGAAGCGGTGCGCGCCCTGCGCGCCGGCGAAGAGCCGGACCTGGACGCGCCCTTCAACCTGGCCTGCGAGGTCAACCTGCATGCGCCCGCGCTGCTGCCGTCCGACTACTGCGCCGACGTGCACGCGCGCCTGAGCGTCTACAAGCGCCTGGCCCACGCCGCCGATGAAGACGACCTGATCCAGATCCAGGAAGAGCTGATCGACCGCTTCGG
The window above is part of the Achromobacter deleyi genome. Proteins encoded here:
- the mfd gene encoding transcription-repair coupling factor, with the protein product MPAPSLMPALTSSSTAAPPVPATAPTLAALKAGARYAQPRPPGSGDAWLLADLARQAAAPLVVLTAETLEAQRLAEEIALFAPGLRVRQLPDWETLPYDAFSPHQDLISERLHTLHSLMMKTVDVLTVPVTTALYRLAPPSFLAAYTFSFKQKDKLNEAALRAQLTLANYNHVTQVTAPGEFCLRGGLIDLFPMGSALPYRLDLFDDEIETIRSFDVDTQRSLYPVREVQLLPGREFPMDEDSRNRFRARFREIFEGDPSRALPYKDIGNGIPFAGVEYYLPLFFDETATLFDYLTEGTITVTVGDIDDAMMRFSQDTGSRYGFLKSDRERPVLPPSALFLDEQALYARLKDFRRLALAAGQPHPDFRAAPDVSVARRAEDPIAKLRTHVGKPQGRVLLCADSAGRRETLVQMLNEFGVTPDAQPDSIEAFLASDAHFGIVAAPLATGFELPQANLAFLTENDLYPGLTSTGRRGKRDQERASNVEAMVRDLSELRAGDPVVHAQHGIGRYHGLVNMDMGEGEMEFLHLEYANGSTLYVPVSQLHVIARYSGADPEAAPLHQLGSGQWDKARRKAARQVRDTAAELLALYAQRAAREGFAFNLPLNDYQAFAEGFGFEETADQAAAIEAVLADMTSGRPMDRLVCGDVGFGKTEVALRAAFLAVANGKQVALLCPTTLLAEQHAQTFSDRFADWPVRVVELSRFRSAKEVSAAIEGINDGRVDIVIGTHKILSKDVKFKRLGLVIIDEEHRFGVRQKEALKALRAEVDVLTLTATPIPRTLGMSLEGIRDFSVIATAPQKRLAIKTFVRREDGSTLREALLRELKRGGQCYFLHNEVETIHNRRARLEELVPEARIAVAHGQMPERELEQVMKGFYQQRYNVLLCTTIIETGIDVPSANTIVIHRADRFGLAQLHQLRGRVGRSHHQAYAYLLTPGEDAITSNAKKRLEAIQAMEELGSGFYLAMHDLEIRGTGEVLGDSQSGNIQEVGFSMYNEMLNEAVRALRAGEEPDLDAPFNLACEVNLHAPALLPSDYCADVHARLSVYKRLAHAADEDDLIQIQEELIDRFGKLPEAAQTLLTTHRLRLAAQPLGIVKIDASETQALLQFGPKTSVDPAKIIELVQRQRHIKLAGQDKLRVEIKAAQIPARADAVRAVLRALK